From a region of the Dictyoglomus sp. genome:
- a CDS encoding 2-oxoacid:ferredoxin oxidoreductase subunit beta yields the protein MEMRIEDFDNNQVPAWCPGCGNWSILNCIKRTLVELMIPAYRVLMVSGIGQAAKAPHYFRCNLFNGLHGRDIPVAVGAKIANKDLIVICEAGDGNTYGEGGNHLIHNARRNVNIKVFVHNNQIYGLTKGQASPTSDMGMKTKVQPFGVIYPPLNPIALAIASGASFVARSFSGDPDHLVEMMKLAITHKGFALLDILQPCVTFNKINTFSWYRERIYKLPEDYDPSDINKAFEKALEWGDKIPIGVIYKKERKTYEESLPQLEGLPLYKKTKNPLEIFEKILKEFI from the coding sequence ATGGAAATGAGAATAGAAGATTTTGATAATAATCAAGTTCCTGCTTGGTGTCCTGGATGTGGAAACTGGTCTATTTTGAATTGCATAAAGAGAACCTTAGTAGAACTTATGATACCCGCATATAGAGTTTTAATGGTATCAGGAATTGGCCAGGCAGCTAAGGCTCCCCATTATTTTAGGTGTAATCTTTTTAATGGACTCCATGGAAGAGATATTCCTGTAGCAGTAGGAGCAAAAATTGCTAATAAAGATCTTATTGTTATTTGTGAAGCAGGAGATGGCAACACTTATGGCGAAGGAGGAAATCATCTAATTCACAATGCTCGAAGAAACGTTAATATAAAGGTCTTTGTACACAATAATCAAATTTATGGTCTTACAAAGGGACAAGCATCTCCTACCAGTGATATGGGGATGAAGACCAAAGTTCAACCCTTTGGGGTAATATATCCTCCATTGAATCCTATAGCTCTTGCCATAGCAAGTGGAGCTTCTTTTGTAGCTCGATCTTTTTCAGGAGATCCTGATCATCTTGTGGAAATGATGAAACTTGCTATAACCCACAAAGGCTTTGCTCTTCTTGACATACTTCAACCTTGTGTTACTTTCAACAAAATAAATACCTTTTCCTGGTATAGAGAAAGGATATATAAACTTCCTGAAGATTATGATCCCTCTGACATTAACAAGGCCTTTGAAAAAGCCTTAGAATGGGGAGACAAAATTCCTATCGGAGTTATATATAAAAAGGAAAGAAAAACCTATGAAGAATCTCTGCCTCAACTGGAAGGGCTTCCACTATATAAAAAAACAAAAAACCCTTTGGAGATATTTGAAAAAATTTTAAAAGAGTTTATCTAA
- a CDS encoding 2-oxoacid:acceptor oxidoreductase subunit alpha: MECKILIGGEAGQGIQTISYILSKYFYRIGYYVYTVESYQSRIRGGHNFSLIRISDKPILGIDNPSLDILIALNHETITLHNKEVKREGHIICDEEMKDIPQIDSIFKVPLRKIALDVAKSKIVENTVVCGVLLGLTNGDKEEMIKIISEYFKPEDVEKNTKALLAGYDFSINSGKKCKDFPKKERFSRIFMSGGEAVGFGAIVAGCKFLASYPMTPGTAVMNFLAEHELDFDIVVEQAEDEISAINMAIGAFFAGARSMVTTSGGGFALMVEGLSLSGMTENPVVIHLGQRPGPATGLPTRTEQGDLNFVIHAGHGEFPRYITAPRDQKDAFYKTIKAFEIAEKYQIPSIILTDQYLIDSKAVIDELIPSFQIGSYRIKADSNYLRHKITDNGISPFAIPGESEALVITDSDEHDEEGHITEDLEIRKRMVEKRMKKIIPLSQEMEEPVYFGSEDPEVVFIGWGSTYGVIKEAVEKLISKGYKIGHLHFSDIYPLPTKTLEKFKDKKLYTIEQNYQGQFASLIRKEAFIKVEKFITKYDGKPFYVDEIIKEVENLWK; this comes from the coding sequence TTGGAATGCAAGATCCTAATTGGAGGGGAAGCAGGACAAGGTATTCAAACAATTTCTTATATTCTTTCTAAATATTTCTACCGCATTGGATATTATGTGTATACTGTAGAAAGCTATCAATCAAGGATTAGAGGTGGCCATAATTTTAGCTTAATAAGAATTTCTGATAAACCTATTTTGGGAATAGATAATCCTTCATTGGATATACTTATAGCTTTAAATCATGAAACTATTACTTTGCATAACAAGGAAGTAAAGAGAGAAGGACATATTATATGCGACGAAGAAATGAAAGATATTCCCCAAATAGATAGTATTTTTAAAGTCCCCTTGAGAAAGATTGCCCTTGATGTAGCAAAAAGTAAAATAGTGGAAAACACAGTAGTTTGTGGAGTTTTACTGGGACTTACCAATGGAGATAAGGAAGAAATGATAAAAATCATATCAGAATATTTCAAACCTGAAGATGTAGAGAAAAATACGAAAGCCCTGTTAGCAGGATATGATTTTTCCATCAATTCAGGGAAAAAATGTAAGGATTTTCCTAAAAAAGAAAGATTCTCAAGAATTTTTATGAGTGGTGGAGAAGCAGTAGGTTTTGGAGCTATAGTTGCTGGATGTAAATTTCTTGCTTCTTATCCCATGACTCCAGGAACTGCTGTCATGAATTTCTTAGCAGAACACGAGTTGGATTTTGATATAGTTGTAGAACAAGCAGAAGATGAAATATCCGCCATAAATATGGCAATTGGTGCCTTCTTTGCTGGTGCAAGATCTATGGTTACTACATCAGGGGGCGGTTTTGCTCTTATGGTAGAAGGTTTAAGTCTTTCTGGAATGACAGAAAATCCAGTTGTTATTCATCTGGGACAAAGACCAGGTCCTGCCACAGGACTTCCCACAAGAACAGAACAAGGAGACTTAAATTTTGTTATTCACGCAGGACATGGAGAGTTTCCAAGATATATTACCGCTCCAAGAGACCAAAAAGATGCTTTTTATAAAACTATCAAAGCTTTTGAAATAGCAGAAAAGTACCAAATACCTTCTATTATATTAACAGATCAATATCTCATAGATTCCAAAGCGGTAATAGATGAGTTAATTCCCTCTTTCCAAATTGGATCCTATCGAATTAAGGCAGATTCAAACTATTTGAGGCACAAAATAACTGATAATGGTATTTCCCCCTTTGCTATACCTGGAGAATCGGAAGCTCTTGTTATTACCGATAGCGACGAGCATGACGAGGAAGGCCATATAACAGAGGATTTAGAAATTAGAAAAAGAATGGTAGAAAAAAGGATGAAAAAAATAATTCCTCTTTCTCAAGAGATGGAAGAGCCTGTTTATTTTGGATCTGAAGATCCAGAGGTAGTTTTTATAGGATGGGGATCCACCTATGGTGTTATTAAGGAGGCTGTGGAGAAACTGATTAGTAAAGGATATAAAATTGGGCATTTACATTTTTCCGATATATATCCCCTTCCTACAAAGACTTTAGAAAAATTTAAAGATAAAAAACTTTATACCATAGAACAAAACTATCAAGGACAGTTTGCAAGTCTTATTAGAAAAGAAGCCTTTATCAAGGTAGAAAAATTTATAACAAAGTACGATGGGAAACCTTTTTATGTAGATGAAATCATTAAGGAGGTAGAAAATTTATGGAAATGA
- a CDS encoding DUF362 domain-containing protein — protein sequence MYKVGIIRTKEDIHKSVGEALDLIGGIERFVKRGDVVLIKPNAFISREEKGFVSDTRVVLSLAKLCKEQGAKEVYIGERTPTVFKWYSQEKIDFAKVLCFDDGPYNLKIIPEARVIKTAVPIPKIIEECDVFINVPGLRFHALSLLSNGMKNMMGIMPKETTHIIHISGLEDAIVDLNKFRKSDLILSTAIHTLVGNFPVGGYGIDSNTLIVGDNVVAVDSVCAKILKLEPTEIRHLTLANKIGLGPIDLQEIEILGESIESLEWREKIEKPVVDYTPYRERINIIDPSSSCLCCKRALACGISDIFEENKDLDLKYITIAVGPIEDLDKYKITEKVILFGNCTYPYRDKGLYVQGCPPRANMAKQAVKELINK from the coding sequence ATGTATAAGGTAGGAATAATAAGAACAAAAGAAGATATTCATAAATCTGTAGGAGAAGCTTTGGATCTTATTGGAGGCATAGAAAGATTTGTGAAAAGGGGAGATGTAGTTTTAATAAAGCCCAATGCCTTCATTAGTAGAGAGGAAAAAGGATTTGTCTCAGATACAAGAGTTGTTCTTTCCTTAGCAAAATTATGTAAAGAACAGGGAGCAAAAGAGGTTTATATAGGAGAGAGAACCCCCACAGTTTTTAAGTGGTATTCCCAGGAAAAGATTGATTTCGCTAAAGTTCTGTGTTTTGATGATGGTCCCTATAATTTAAAAATTATTCCTGAGGCAAGGGTTATTAAAACTGCAGTACCTATTCCTAAAATTATTGAGGAATGTGATGTTTTTATAAATGTTCCTGGATTAAGATTTCATGCTCTTTCTCTTCTTTCTAATGGGATGAAAAACATGATGGGAATAATGCCTAAGGAAACTACTCATATTATTCATATTTCTGGATTAGAGGATGCTATTGTAGATTTAAATAAATTTAGAAAAAGCGATCTTATCCTTTCCACTGCTATTCACACATTAGTTGGAAATTTTCCTGTAGGAGGGTATGGAATTGATAGTAATACTTTAATTGTGGGCGATAATGTGGTAGCAGTTGATTCAGTATGTGCTAAGATTTTGAAACTCGAGCCTACTGAGATAAGACATTTGACTTTAGCCAATAAGATAGGACTTGGTCCCATTGATTTACAAGAAATAGAAATTTTAGGAGAGTCAATAGAATCCTTAGAGTGGAGAGAAAAAATTGAAAAGCCAGTGGTTGATTATACACCATACAGAGAAAGAATAAATATAATTGATCCTTCAAGTTCTTGTCTTTGCTGTAAAAGGGCACTTGCTTGTGGAATTTCTGATATCTTTGAAGAAAATAAAGATTTAGATCTTAAATATATTACTATAGCAGTAGGTCCTATAGAAGATTTAGATAAATACAAAATTACAGAAAAAGTTATTTTATTTGGTAACTGTACTTACCCTTATAGGGATAAGGGGTTATATGTCCAAGGATGTCCTCCAAGAGCAAATATGGCAAAGCAAGCAGTGAAAGAGCTTATAAATAAATAA